Proteins found in one Verrucomicrobiia bacterium genomic segment:
- a CDS encoding methyltransferase domain-containing protein: protein MADQNAVFATSNPMQISFILDAIIQLRPESIVDIGCGSGKYGVLLREYLPKARIDGVEGFSPYVTEVHRTIYDNIFETNALDFAAQMTRGYNLAIMIDMFEHLTPADGERLLTLLRTRTGSILISVPVCHPTQEAIHGNALQEHRAQYDAAILRRLGFGQIFRISGSYIALLGPMTIRLRGKALKCAVTALLPEWANRALAPFSRKFHQ, encoded by the coding sequence ATGGCCGATCAAAACGCCGTGTTCGCAACCAGCAATCCCATGCAAATTTCCTTCATCCTCGACGCTATCATTCAACTGCGACCCGAGAGCATCGTGGATATTGGTTGCGGGAGTGGAAAGTACGGAGTGCTGCTGAGAGAGTATCTGCCGAAAGCACGGATCGACGGTGTAGAAGGATTCTCGCCCTATGTCACCGAAGTTCACCGAACCATTTACGACAACATTTTCGAGACGAACGCGCTGGACTTCGCCGCCCAAATGACGCGTGGTTACAATCTCGCGATCATGATCGACATGTTTGAGCATCTCACTCCCGCTGATGGCGAGAGACTGCTCACGCTGTTGAGGACAAGGACAGGCAGCATCTTGATTTCGGTCCCTGTATGCCATCCAACGCAGGAAGCGATTCACGGGAATGCACTCCAAGAGCACCGCGCCCAGTATGACGCGGCAATCCTGCGGAGACTCGGATTCGGTCAGATCTTCCGAATCAGTGGGAGTTACATCGCCTTGTTGGGTCCGATGACAATTCGACTTCGCGGAAAGGCTCTCAAATGCGCTGTGACTGCGTTACTGCCCGAATGGGCCAACCGAGCACTCGCTCCGTTTTCGCGAAAGTTTCATCAGTAA